The following proteins come from a genomic window of Corallococcus sp. NCRR:
- a CDS encoding RluA family pseudouridine synthase, giving the protein MASPDTREHRALPEARGERLDAYLARAFPDLTRSRLQGLIADGHVLSDGKPAKAAQRLRGGELLALHVPAPVAAIPQAEALPVSVLHEDRDLVVVDKAAGMVVHPGAGHASGTLVNALLHRVKDLAGVGGELRPGIVHRLDKDTTGCLVVAKHERALVALQKAFKTREVQKTYLALVHGAPPAEGRIETLYGRHPIHRQKFTGKVKEGKPAITLFRVREAFDGAALVEVDLLTGRTHQIRVHLAEAGHPLLCDALYGAGRKAKGAVADAQQALGRQALHAWRLAFEHPRTHKALDLEAPLPEDFQKALTVLREASVPPGPPAKAKAPVKKATGRKR; this is encoded by the coding sequence GTGGCCTCACCCGACACGCGCGAGCACCGCGCCCTCCCCGAGGCCCGGGGCGAGCGCCTGGATGCGTACCTGGCCCGCGCGTTCCCGGACCTCACCCGCTCCCGCCTCCAGGGCCTCATCGCCGACGGCCACGTGCTGTCGGACGGCAAGCCCGCCAAGGCCGCGCAGCGCCTGCGCGGAGGCGAGCTGCTGGCCCTCCACGTCCCCGCGCCCGTCGCCGCGATTCCGCAGGCGGAGGCCCTGCCCGTGTCCGTGCTGCACGAGGACCGGGACCTCGTCGTCGTGGACAAGGCCGCCGGCATGGTGGTGCACCCGGGCGCGGGTCACGCGTCCGGGACGCTGGTCAACGCGCTGCTGCACCGCGTGAAGGACCTGGCCGGCGTGGGCGGCGAGTTGCGCCCCGGCATCGTCCACCGCCTGGACAAGGACACCACCGGCTGCCTCGTGGTGGCCAAGCACGAGCGGGCCCTGGTGGCGCTCCAGAAGGCCTTCAAGACGCGCGAGGTCCAGAAGACGTACCTGGCCCTGGTGCACGGCGCGCCGCCCGCGGAGGGGCGCATCGAGACGCTCTACGGCCGCCACCCCATCCACCGCCAGAAGTTCACCGGCAAGGTGAAGGAGGGCAAGCCCGCCATCACCCTGTTCCGCGTGCGCGAGGCCTTCGACGGCGCCGCGCTGGTGGAGGTGGACCTGCTCACCGGCCGCACGCATCAGATCCGCGTCCACCTGGCGGAGGCCGGACATCCGCTCCTGTGCGACGCGCTCTACGGCGCCGGCCGTAAGGCGAAGGGCGCGGTGGCGGACGCGCAGCAGGCGCTGGGCCGCCAGGCGCTGCACGCGTGGCGCCTGGCCTTCGAACACCCGCGCACCCACAAGGCGCTGGACCTGGAAGCCCCCCTGCCGGAGGACTTCCAGAAGGCGCTCACCGTGCTGCGCGAGGCGAGCGTCCCCCCGGGGCCTCCCGCGAAGGCGAAGGCCCCGGTGAAGAAGGCTACAGGCCGGAAACGCTGA
- a CDS encoding HD-GYP domain-containing protein, whose translation MADNLKINQTQDENLGEYGREHNEKLQNLSRSMLAGLYMLVRSVKMYDPENAVFEKPLHQLQDIINQIIGKEGRLELTGVKDSFYLNGMLVKVDLNSIENQRYLLSEMRAKDVGGITLTKPVTTQELKNFVWIFSKEQSSTAEEDGLQGRKLLNMRVAKFSKLKEKLNKDMDTPGDQKVDRKKYAMTVYARAVFFLQKYLESVRAGKPIGSSRALRLVQDFVDISYDQRTHFLGMTTQKREEDYLVYHQVNVALMCIVFGAELGLTKPQLRDLGYIALFHDAGMTTLPEELATKRGALTADEKTTVARAPLISVRNILMEKGFSRSTLLRVVTTFEHKTDYGTAVRDARGNIQMIIPKTNLGVYAKIIAICDAYDALTSRRPYRDAYGPEVALMLMWTEMRQKFDPELLSVFMRVMAIQPIKVLSRRQQQLSVSGL comes from the coding sequence ATGGCCGACAATCTGAAGATCAATCAGACCCAGGACGAGAACCTGGGCGAGTACGGTCGAGAGCACAACGAGAAGCTCCAGAACCTGTCGCGCTCCATGCTCGCGGGCCTCTACATGCTGGTGCGCTCGGTGAAGATGTATGACCCGGAGAACGCCGTCTTCGAAAAGCCGCTCCACCAGCTCCAGGACATCATCAACCAGATCATCGGCAAGGAAGGCCGGCTGGAGCTGACGGGCGTCAAGGACTCGTTCTACTTGAACGGCATGCTGGTGAAGGTGGACCTGAACTCCATCGAGAACCAGCGCTACCTGCTGTCGGAGATGCGCGCCAAGGACGTGGGCGGCATCACGCTGACCAAGCCCGTCACCACGCAGGAGCTGAAGAACTTCGTCTGGATCTTCAGCAAGGAGCAGTCCTCCACCGCGGAGGAGGACGGCCTGCAGGGGCGCAAGCTCCTCAACATGCGCGTGGCGAAGTTCTCCAAGCTGAAGGAGAAGCTCAACAAGGACATGGACACGCCGGGCGACCAGAAGGTCGACCGCAAGAAGTACGCGATGACCGTGTACGCCCGCGCGGTGTTCTTCCTGCAGAAGTACCTGGAGTCCGTGCGCGCGGGGAAGCCCATCGGCTCGTCGCGGGCGCTGCGCCTGGTGCAGGACTTCGTGGACATCTCCTACGATCAGCGCACCCACTTCCTGGGCATGACGACGCAGAAGCGCGAGGAGGACTACCTCGTCTACCACCAGGTGAACGTGGCGCTGATGTGCATCGTGTTCGGCGCGGAGCTGGGGCTCACCAAGCCGCAGCTGCGCGACCTGGGCTACATCGCGCTCTTCCACGACGCGGGCATGACGACGCTGCCGGAGGAGCTGGCCACCAAGCGCGGCGCGCTCACCGCGGACGAGAAGACGACGGTGGCCCGCGCGCCGCTCATCAGCGTGCGCAACATCCTGATGGAGAAGGGCTTCAGCCGCTCCACGCTCTTGCGCGTGGTGACCACGTTCGAGCACAAGACGGACTACGGCACCGCGGTGCGGGACGCGCGCGGCAACATCCAGATGATCATCCCCAAGACGAACCTGGGGGTGTACGCGAAGATCATCGCCATCTGCGACGCGTACGACGCGCTCACCTCCCGCAGGCCCTACCGGGACGCGTACGGCCCGGAGGTGGCGCTGATGCTGATGTGGACGGAGATGCGCCAGAAGTTCGACCCGGAGCTCCTGTCCGTCTTCATGCGGGTGATGGCCATCCAGCCCATCAAGGTCCTCTCCCGCCGTCAGCAGCAGCTCAGCGTTTCCGGCCTGTAG
- a CDS encoding HEAT repeat domain-containing protein, translating into MAQPQKVTDATAEPEQSPEVREKVELAKTFAFHLLKGIKQIGMYRHNEARFPEFLSKALEAISTYTEKFGPLSLKVEQQNFMLHGEPLFSEESPLPYKFFRDGIRQLIFRPGLPLEELVTLTLIALSEPERGADDVLAQLWRAGMQQVEYVVVEGFSMEGASEDEVQVEVDKVVGYLYSRLQTNSDDFLRFARVSAEDLDAKLDGVEQIRGLVVGGRHASDDLKARIQREITEEENARLFPKLVGAVFQVVEGGVDDAALLEEIFLQLLDMLLLQDDFATVNQIVLKLRALSQREGGEDLGRLLTNFLHKMGEEQRLTRMGESLKTTRTRQPQDVTRYLQALGVDSVLPLLSVLETIELPENRALLCDVLATFARDLPEPFVARLLSDRPQTVRDMVYILEKSNHPERVKMFGQVMKSPNLVVKLEVMQIIGRGRSAEARRIILDALTDGVSQVRMLAAKLLPEFDRERAFTDLVRQVRDPSWDKKTSDEKAAVYAAIGSTNLPAALSMMQQLLTVKPSLLNKRRVMEDKLLAITGLGGAGSIQSYKMLQGVVEDKAQPLEVLTAARKAMYQTRKSLFGDSALPEEAS; encoded by the coding sequence ATGGCACAGCCCCAGAAAGTCACGGACGCGACCGCGGAACCGGAGCAGTCGCCGGAGGTCCGCGAGAAGGTGGAACTGGCGAAGACGTTCGCGTTCCACCTGCTCAAGGGCATCAAGCAGATTGGCATGTACCGCCACAACGAGGCGCGCTTCCCGGAGTTCCTCTCCAAGGCGCTGGAGGCCATCTCCACGTACACGGAGAAGTTCGGACCGCTCTCGCTGAAGGTGGAGCAGCAGAACTTCATGCTGCACGGCGAGCCGCTCTTCTCCGAAGAGTCGCCGCTGCCCTACAAGTTCTTCCGCGACGGCATCCGCCAGCTCATCTTCCGGCCGGGGCTGCCGCTGGAGGAGCTCGTCACCCTCACGCTCATCGCGCTGTCGGAGCCGGAGCGCGGCGCGGACGACGTGCTCGCGCAGCTGTGGCGCGCGGGCATGCAGCAGGTGGAGTACGTGGTGGTGGAGGGCTTCTCCATGGAGGGCGCCTCCGAGGACGAGGTCCAGGTGGAGGTGGACAAGGTGGTGGGCTACCTCTACTCCCGCCTCCAGACGAACTCGGATGACTTCCTGCGCTTCGCGCGCGTGTCCGCGGAGGACCTGGACGCGAAGCTGGACGGCGTGGAGCAGATCCGCGGCCTCGTCGTGGGCGGCCGGCACGCCTCGGACGACCTGAAGGCTCGCATCCAGCGCGAAATCACCGAGGAAGAGAACGCGCGCCTCTTCCCGAAGCTGGTGGGCGCGGTGTTCCAGGTGGTGGAAGGCGGCGTGGATGACGCGGCGCTGCTGGAGGAGATCTTCCTGCAGCTGTTGGACATGCTGCTGCTCCAGGACGACTTCGCCACGGTGAATCAGATCGTCCTCAAGCTGCGCGCGCTCTCCCAGCGCGAGGGCGGTGAGGACCTGGGGCGGCTGCTCACCAACTTCCTCCACAAGATGGGCGAGGAGCAGCGCCTCACGCGAATGGGCGAGTCGCTGAAGACGACGCGCACCCGCCAGCCACAGGACGTGACGCGCTACCTGCAGGCGCTGGGCGTGGACTCGGTGCTGCCGCTGCTCAGCGTGCTGGAGACCATCGAGCTGCCGGAGAACCGCGCGCTCTTGTGCGACGTGCTGGCCACGTTCGCGCGCGACCTGCCGGAGCCCTTCGTCGCGCGCCTGTTGTCGGACCGGCCGCAGACGGTGCGCGACATGGTCTACATCCTGGAGAAGAGCAACCACCCGGAGCGGGTGAAGATGTTCGGCCAGGTGATGAAGAGCCCCAACCTGGTGGTGAAGCTGGAGGTCATGCAGATCATCGGCAGGGGCCGCTCGGCGGAGGCCCGGCGCATCATCCTGGATGCGCTCACCGACGGCGTCTCCCAGGTGCGCATGCTGGCCGCCAAGCTGCTGCCGGAGTTCGACCGCGAGCGGGCCTTCACGGACCTGGTGCGGCAGGTGCGCGACCCCAGCTGGGACAAGAAGACGTCCGACGAGAAGGCCGCCGTCTACGCGGCCATCGGGTCCACCAACCTGCCCGCCGCGCTGTCCATGATGCAGCAGTTGCTGACGGTGAAGCCGTCCCTGCTCAACAAGCGGCGGGTGATGGAGGACAAGCTCCTGGCCATCACCGGCCTGGGCGGCGCGGGCTCCATCCAGTCCTACAAGATGTTGCAGGGCGTGGTGGAGGACAAGGCGCAGCCGCTGGAGGTCCTCACCGCGGCCCGCAAGGCGATGTACCAGACGCGCAAGTCCCTGTTCGGGGACTCGGCGCTCCCGGAAGAAGCGAGCTGA
- a CDS encoding OPT family oligopeptide transporter, with translation MSHGSPPVVDDRVPLAEAHGSAPHKPYVPPEQSPAELTIRGLVLGSVLGIVFAASSVYLAIKVGLTVSASIPVAVLSIAIFRALGRSSILENTIVQTTGSAGESLAFGVAAALPALLILGYDISLTHAFLTAALGGVLGVLMMIPLRQGLIVQEHGKLTYPEGTASADVLIVGEQGGTNARTVILGFIIGGVYKFAYSGMKLFKEAIGTPIKGLKAATLSTEVSPELLGVGYIIGPRVAGITFAGGVLSYLILIPMISFFGSGMETPLLVHNGMLIKDMSPDQIRNAYVLYIGAGAVATGGLISLIRSLPTIVGAFKRSVETLRQSRTQGALPTVLRTDHDLPITVVLVGSALLILAIWLAPPLHVNFISAILIVIFGFFFVTVSARITGEIGSSSNPISGMVVATLLVTCLVYLLFGWTSSPDRFMALTTAAIVGIAASNGGTTAQDLKTAFLVGGTPKKQQIALFVGVLTSAMFIGLVLVLLNQGATTVIPEAHPGVQVTELTQETRTQHTYRWAVSQDALTQRGMTPAQLKRSLWAERLDVATVDGGLELRSWRPMPPEQLSGLTLAPANGPSLKLSDAGAITAGPDRVYKEGFVRGADTPVPAGRYLVDGQGTIQYVVDPGIGGRISEYEGQTLTRYSAPKAQLFALIIDGILTQRLPWDLVLLGVFIALMLELCGVSSLPFAVGVYLPISSSAPIFVGGMVRHFVDKLRGGSAAESEFSPGTLMSSGYIAGGSIAGVLIAFLEIASDGAWTRAINLPALFGHEGAVGAFLNAVGESELAHPTWSNVWGLAFFAVLTAVLFRSALKGKSGAESPPPSH, from the coding sequence TTGTCCCACGGTTCCCCGCCGGTCGTCGATGATCGCGTCCCCCTCGCGGAGGCGCATGGCTCCGCCCCGCACAAACCCTATGTGCCCCCCGAGCAGTCGCCCGCGGAGCTGACCATCCGCGGCCTGGTGCTCGGGTCGGTGCTGGGCATCGTGTTCGCGGCGTCGTCCGTGTACCTGGCCATCAAGGTCGGCCTCACGGTGTCCGCGTCCATCCCAGTGGCGGTGCTCTCCATCGCCATCTTCCGGGCCCTGGGGCGCTCCAGCATCCTGGAGAACACCATCGTCCAGACGACGGGCTCGGCGGGTGAGTCGCTCGCGTTCGGCGTGGCGGCGGCCCTGCCCGCGCTGCTCATCCTGGGCTACGACATCAGCCTCACGCACGCGTTCCTCACCGCCGCGCTGGGCGGCGTCCTGGGCGTGCTGATGATGATCCCCCTGCGCCAGGGCCTCATCGTCCAGGAGCACGGCAAGCTCACCTACCCGGAGGGCACCGCCAGCGCGGACGTGCTCATCGTCGGAGAGCAGGGCGGCACCAACGCCCGCACGGTCATCCTGGGTTTCATCATCGGCGGCGTCTACAAGTTCGCCTACTCCGGGATGAAGCTCTTCAAGGAGGCCATCGGGACGCCCATCAAGGGGCTCAAGGCCGCGACGCTCTCCACGGAGGTGTCCCCGGAGCTGCTCGGCGTGGGCTACATCATCGGGCCTCGCGTGGCGGGCATCACCTTCGCGGGCGGCGTGCTCAGCTACCTCATCCTCATCCCGATGATCTCCTTCTTCGGCAGCGGCATGGAGACGCCGCTGCTGGTGCACAACGGGATGTTGATCAAGGACATGTCGCCGGATCAGATCCGCAACGCGTACGTGCTCTACATCGGCGCGGGCGCGGTGGCGACGGGCGGCCTCATCAGCCTCATCCGCTCCCTGCCCACCATCGTGGGCGCCTTCAAGCGCAGCGTGGAGACGCTGCGTCAGTCGCGCACGCAGGGCGCCCTGCCCACGGTGCTGCGCACGGATCACGACCTGCCCATCACGGTGGTGCTGGTGGGCAGCGCGCTGCTCATCCTGGCCATCTGGCTGGCGCCGCCGCTGCACGTGAACTTCATCTCCGCCATCCTCATCGTCATCTTCGGCTTCTTCTTCGTGACGGTGAGCGCGCGCATCACCGGTGAGATTGGCTCGTCGTCCAACCCCATCTCCGGCATGGTGGTGGCCACGCTGCTCGTCACCTGCCTCGTGTACCTGCTGTTCGGCTGGACGTCGTCGCCGGACCGCTTCATGGCGCTCACCACGGCGGCCATCGTGGGCATCGCCGCGTCCAACGGTGGCACCACCGCGCAGGACCTGAAGACGGCGTTCCTCGTGGGCGGCACGCCCAAGAAGCAGCAGATCGCCCTCTTCGTGGGCGTGCTCACCAGCGCGATGTTCATCGGCCTGGTGCTGGTGCTGCTCAACCAGGGCGCCACCACGGTCATCCCGGAAGCGCACCCGGGCGTGCAGGTGACGGAGCTCACGCAGGAGACGCGCACCCAGCACACCTACCGCTGGGCGGTGTCCCAGGACGCGCTCACCCAGCGCGGCATGACGCCCGCGCAGCTCAAGCGCTCGCTGTGGGCGGAGCGCCTGGACGTGGCGACGGTGGACGGCGGGCTGGAGCTGCGCAGTTGGCGCCCGATGCCGCCCGAGCAGTTGTCCGGCCTCACGCTGGCGCCGGCCAACGGCCCGTCGCTGAAGCTGTCGGACGCGGGCGCCATCACCGCCGGTCCGGACCGCGTCTACAAGGAAGGCTTCGTGCGCGGCGCGGACACGCCCGTCCCCGCCGGCCGCTACCTGGTGGATGGCCAGGGCACCATCCAGTACGTGGTGGACCCGGGCATCGGCGGGCGCATCAGCGAGTACGAGGGCCAGACGCTCACCCGCTACTCCGCGCCCAAGGCGCAGCTGTTCGCGCTCATCATCGACGGCATCCTCACGCAGCGGCTGCCGTGGGACCTGGTGCTGCTGGGCGTCTTCATCGCGCTGATGCTGGAGCTGTGCGGCGTGTCCTCGCTGCCCTTCGCGGTGGGCGTGTACCTGCCCATCAGCAGCAGCGCCCCCATCTTCGTGGGCGGCATGGTGCGCCACTTCGTGGACAAGCTGCGCGGCGGCAGCGCGGCGGAGTCCGAGTTCTCCCCCGGCACGCTGATGTCCTCCGGCTACATCGCGGGCGGCTCCATCGCGGGCGTGCTGATTGCCTTCCTTGAAATCGCCAGCGACGGCGCCTGGACGCGCGCCATCAACCTGCCCGCCCTCTTCGGCCATGAAGGCGCGGTGGGCGCCTTCCTCAACGCCGTGGGCGAGAGCGAGCTGGCGCACCCGACGTGGTCCAACGTCTGGGGCCTGGCGTTCTTCGCCGTCCTCACCGCGGTGCTGTTCCGCTCCGCCCTCAAGGGCAAGAGCGGCGCGGAGTCCCCGCCGCCGTCGCACTGA
- a CDS encoding RNA polymerase factor sigma-32, whose product MQASTEQSSNSGSLAMYLSEINQYSLLKVEEEQELARRFIKGDLAAGHRLVTSNLRFVVKVSYEYRSYGIKMSDLIQEGNIGLMKAVQKFDPDKGIRLISYAVWWIRAYIQNYILKSWSLVKLGTTQAQRKLFFSLARTRRELEKLGSGEAVVNVDEIARKLHVKPGEVREMEQRMGGRDLSLDAPMGEDGGNSHVDFVVSAAAPQDDEFADKEEAGLINNRVRTALMRLDPRERFIIEQRVMNERPMTLKELGEHFGFSRERARQLEIRAKDKLKSELAALMAEVDPETMAAQG is encoded by the coding sequence ATGCAGGCATCGACCGAGCAGTCGTCCAATTCTGGCTCCCTCGCGATGTATCTCTCGGAGATCAACCAGTACTCGCTCCTGAAGGTGGAGGAGGAGCAGGAGCTGGCGCGCCGGTTCATCAAGGGGGACCTGGCCGCCGGCCACCGCCTGGTGACGAGCAACCTGCGCTTCGTCGTGAAGGTCTCCTACGAGTACCGCTCCTACGGCATCAAGATGTCGGACCTCATCCAGGAGGGGAACATCGGCCTGATGAAGGCGGTGCAGAAGTTCGACCCGGACAAGGGCATCCGCCTCATTTCGTACGCGGTGTGGTGGATCCGCGCGTACATCCAGAACTACATCCTGAAGAGCTGGTCCCTGGTGAAGCTTGGGACCACGCAGGCGCAGCGCAAGCTGTTCTTCAGTCTGGCCCGCACGCGCCGGGAGCTGGAGAAGCTGGGCAGCGGCGAGGCCGTGGTGAACGTGGATGAGATTGCCCGGAAGCTCCATGTGAAGCCCGGCGAGGTGCGTGAGATGGAGCAGCGCATGGGCGGCCGGGACCTGTCCCTGGACGCGCCCATGGGCGAGGACGGCGGCAACAGCCACGTGGACTTCGTGGTGAGCGCCGCGGCGCCCCAGGACGACGAGTTCGCGGACAAGGAGGAGGCGGGCCTCATCAACAACCGCGTCCGCACCGCCCTCATGCGCCTGGATCCGCGCGAGCGCTTCATCATCGAGCAGCGCGTGATGAACGAGCGCCCCATGACGCTCAAGGAGCTGGGCGAGCACTTCGGCTTCTCCCGCGAGCGCGCGCGCCAGCTGGAGATCCGCGCCAAGGACAAGCTCAAGTCGGAGCTGGCCGCCCTGATGGCGGAGGTGGATCCGGAGACGATGGCCGCCCAGGGCTGA
- a CDS encoding transglutaminase TgpA family protein, whose amino-acid sequence MKRPLRLRLVLRDLAAGSAFGAMAMSGQLPVWVLGVFAGALVLALCNVRLVSRFSRLSVLGLLIAAVLLGLQLTSGAMNAVVAACAFASLIAAQRMLSTPDAAAEGQTHLTGLLMVAGGAALSGDMSYALCLIAFGVLASLSLALGVVEAAVPDDEPVPVRAVLRPLSVGVSFAVAGAVAFFVLFPRLNWAMVGPRSGPGLGAVSSAGYSNTVRLGGAGTIKGNPRVVLRATLTPDPGLEALDAYWVGRTYDTFDGMEWTNVVGPRQTERQITLRPASDTLLHQRIELLPAYGARTLIALETPSRLGNAMAHTPTGTRNSPVQLQGGGEVRFTIAAPSYTYEAYSLPPDAKNGLAPGLVQAERDQLLALPEHLDARVAQLAARVLQGEKEPLAAARKLTAFLQRDYAYTLEQAGTPEDPLAEFLFVRKSGHCEHFATALTLMLRTQGIGARLATGFYGGTRMDGGYLVRAGDAHAWTHVLVPGRGFVTVDATPPSNRTSQGSVLLEKVLALYEAVEARWRNSVVDYSFRDQFELASALVRPPRRAPGAPANEAPSRLPPPRAWVTAAIVAFVVWRAGRLVSRWTGRAPVLEATRFLDRVDTALQKAHVPRFEHETLEDLTTRLAREGHPLALALTPLTRRYLEARFGGHALREGEAEHLLATLRHALEAEAARRTAKPAGQAGPTARAS is encoded by the coding sequence GTGAAGCGCCCCTTGCGGCTGCGGCTCGTTCTGCGCGACCTGGCGGCGGGCTCCGCGTTTGGCGCGATGGCCATGTCCGGCCAGCTCCCCGTGTGGGTGCTGGGCGTCTTCGCCGGGGCGCTGGTGCTGGCGCTGTGCAACGTGCGGCTCGTCTCGCGCTTCTCCCGCCTGTCCGTGCTGGGGCTGCTGATCGCCGCGGTGCTCCTGGGCCTCCAGCTGACGTCCGGCGCGATGAACGCGGTGGTGGCGGCGTGCGCCTTCGCGAGCCTCATCGCCGCGCAGCGGATGCTGTCCACGCCGGACGCCGCGGCCGAGGGGCAGACGCACCTGACGGGCCTCCTGATGGTGGCCGGTGGCGCGGCGCTGTCGGGCGACATGTCCTACGCGCTGTGCCTCATCGCCTTCGGGGTGCTGGCCAGCCTGTCGCTGGCACTGGGCGTGGTGGAGGCGGCGGTGCCGGACGACGAGCCCGTGCCGGTGCGCGCGGTGCTGCGGCCCTTGTCCGTGGGCGTGTCGTTCGCGGTGGCCGGTGCGGTGGCCTTCTTCGTGCTCTTCCCCCGCCTCAACTGGGCCATGGTGGGGCCGCGCTCGGGGCCGGGCCTGGGCGCGGTGAGCAGCGCGGGCTACTCCAACACCGTGCGGCTGGGCGGCGCGGGCACCATCAAGGGCAACCCGCGCGTGGTGCTGCGCGCCACGCTCACGCCCGACCCGGGCCTCGAGGCGCTGGACGCCTACTGGGTGGGCCGCACCTACGACACCTTCGACGGCATGGAGTGGACGAACGTCGTCGGCCCGCGGCAGACGGAGCGGCAGATCACCCTGCGCCCCGCCAGCGACACGCTCCTGCACCAGCGCATCGAGCTGTTGCCCGCGTACGGCGCCCGCACGCTGATTGCCCTGGAGACGCCTTCACGCCTGGGCAACGCCATGGCCCACACGCCCACCGGCACCCGCAACAGCCCGGTGCAGCTCCAGGGCGGCGGCGAGGTGCGCTTCACCATCGCCGCGCCCTCGTACACCTACGAGGCCTACAGCCTGCCGCCGGACGCGAAGAACGGCCTGGCCCCGGGCCTGGTCCAGGCCGAGCGCGATCAACTCCTGGCGCTGCCCGAGCACCTGGACGCGCGCGTAGCCCAGCTGGCGGCGCGGGTGCTCCAGGGAGAGAAGGAGCCGCTGGCCGCGGCGCGCAAGCTCACCGCCTTCCTGCAGCGGGACTACGCATACACGTTGGAGCAGGCAGGCACGCCCGAGGATCCGCTGGCGGAGTTCCTCTTCGTGCGCAAGTCGGGCCACTGCGAGCACTTCGCCACCGCGCTCACGCTGATGCTGCGCACGCAGGGCATCGGGGCGCGGCTCGCCACGGGCTTCTATGGCGGCACGCGCATGGACGGCGGCTACCTGGTGCGCGCGGGCGACGCGCACGCCTGGACGCACGTGCTCGTCCCGGGGCGGGGCTTCGTCACCGTGGACGCGACGCCACCGTCGAACCGCACGAGCCAGGGCTCCGTGCTGCTGGAGAAGGTGCTCGCCCTCTACGAAGCGGTGGAGGCGCGCTGGCGCAACTCCGTCGTCGACTACTCCTTCCGCGACCAGTTCGAGCTGGCGAGCGCCCTGGTCCGCCCGCCGCGCCGCGCGCCCGGCGCCCCCGCGAACGAAGCCCCCAGCCGCCTGCCCCCGCCGCGCGCGTGGGTGACCGCCGCCATCGTGGCCTTCGTCGTCTGGCGCGCGGGCCGCCTCGTCTCCCGCTGGACGGGCCGCGCCCCGGTGCTGGAGGCCACGCGCTTCCTCGACCGGGTGGACACGGCGCTCCAGAAGGCCCATGTGCCGCGCTTCGAACACGAGACGCTGGAGGACCTGACCACGCGCCTGGCGCGTGAAGGCCATCCGCTGGCGCTGGCGCTGACGCCCCTCACCCGCCGCTACCTGGAGGCCCGCTTCGGCGGCCATGCCCTGCGCGAGGGAGAGGCCGAGCACCTGCTCGCCACCCTGCGCCACGCGCTGGAAGCGGAAGCCGCCCGCCGCACCGCGAAGCCGGCCGGACAGGCGGGCCCTACCGCCCGCGCCTCCTGA
- a CDS encoding DUF58 domain-containing protein → MKAPARPPFKARLRAFFRPPRTLSVTKTGRTYLVVTFGVGLGALNTGNNLLYLLLGLLLSMVVVSGVLSERCLRDLTVRRVGADAAFAREPFAYRWAVSRKQGHGFALTFSEDLSPLTGTGKLGHLPAGREHIVRADLAAPHRGPVRLSGVRVTTTWPLGLFAKTRVFSLEGTLLVYPRRGYACKEPGPAQKGPRGEAGSPRHLDGTGDVAGLRELGANEDARRIHWLKSAAAGRLLKVEREREERRVWKLALETGLTGDALERRCEEVAAQAHQLLDAGHEVGLQLPERALRPAAGASQERRILQALAWLGFEGADAGTDSREAA, encoded by the coding sequence GTGAAGGCCCCCGCCCGTCCCCCCTTCAAGGCGCGGCTGCGCGCCTTCTTCCGTCCGCCGCGCACGCTGTCGGTGACGAAGACGGGCCGCACGTACCTGGTGGTGACGTTCGGCGTGGGGCTGGGCGCGCTCAACACGGGCAACAACCTGCTCTACCTGTTGCTGGGCCTGCTGCTCAGCATGGTGGTGGTGTCCGGCGTGCTGTCGGAGCGCTGCCTGCGCGACCTGACGGTGCGCCGGGTGGGCGCGGACGCGGCCTTCGCGCGCGAGCCCTTCGCCTACCGCTGGGCGGTGTCGCGCAAGCAGGGGCACGGCTTCGCGCTGACGTTCTCCGAGGACCTCTCCCCGCTCACCGGCACCGGGAAGCTGGGGCACCTGCCCGCGGGCAGGGAGCACATCGTCCGGGCGGACCTGGCCGCGCCACACCGGGGCCCCGTGCGCCTGTCCGGAGTGCGCGTCACCACCACGTGGCCGTTGGGCCTCTTCGCCAAGACGCGCGTGTTCTCCCTGGAGGGGACGCTGCTCGTCTACCCACGCCGGGGCTACGCCTGCAAGGAACCGGGGCCCGCGCAGAAGGGCCCCCGGGGCGAGGCGGGCAGCCCGCGCCACCTGGACGGCACCGGCGACGTGGCGGGCCTGCGCGAGCTTGGCGCGAACGAAGACGCGCGCCGCATCCACTGGCTGAAGAGCGCCGCGGCGGGGCGCCTCTTGAAGGTGGAGCGCGAGCGCGAGGAGCGCCGCGTCTGGAAGCTCGCGCTGGAGACGGGCCTCACGGGTGACGCGCTGGAGCGCCGCTGCGAGGAGGTCGCCGCCCAGGCGCACCAGTTGCTGGACGCGGGACATGAAGTGGGCCTCCAGTTGCCGGAGCGCGCGCTGCGGCCCGCCGCGGGGGCTTCGCAGGAGCGCCGCATCCTCCAGGCGCTCGCGTGGCTGGGCTTCGAGGGCGCGGACGCAGGGACGGACTCCCGGGAGGCGGCGTGA